TGGCAATATTGACTGGACAGCTTATTGGATAGAGCGGGATCTCGAACCAGAAGAGGAGGTCGAGCAGAACACAAGAACTATGTCTATTGATTTCCCTGACAATGTCAAGCATTTATCAATAAGCCACCTTCATCTTCCAGTTCGTGCCTACAACACACTGGTTCGCGCTAATATTCTGGCCATAGAGGATTTACTTATAGCAACCAATAATGGCTTATCAAAGATACAGGGTCTCGGATCAAGCTCCATTGATGTGATAAATAGCGCTCTTGCGGTTCTTGTAGATACTATAGGTTCTGATGGTCAACCTAACTGGTATCAGTATTGGCAGCAACGGAAAATTGTGATTATTCCACGAAACTTTAAGCAAGAAATTTCCTCTGAACAGATTATTACTGGAGTTTTGCAGATTTGCGCGAGCGCACGGGGAGTCGTAGGATAGTGCGAATAACCACATGAGCCGTGGGAGGGTGCGATGCCAGCGATCGTCGCGTTGCCCCAGGTGGTCGAAGATTTGGTGCGCCAGTGTGGTGACGCCTTTCCGAATGAGCCAGCGCGGATTCACTTCGCCGAGTATGTGACCGGCTTGATCGTCGCTGAGCACAAGACGGTCAGCGGTATCGCGCGCGAGTTCGCCGATGCGCCCGACCAGTCGTGCCTGAACCGCTTCCTGACCGAGTCGCCGTGGGATCCCGAGCGCCTGAACCAGCAACGCCTGGAGTGGCTCCAAGCTGACCCGACCACGCGCTATCGGCAGGACGGCGTCATCGCGATCGACAACACCCTGATCGACCACGACGGCAAGCTGATTGAAGATGTCGGCTATTACTGGGATCATGCGGAGCATCGCCATGTCATTGCGCACGACTATCTGTTTGCGAACTACGTGAATCCCTCCGGCAAGCACTATCCGTTGGACTTCCGGCGCTTTCGGAAGCGCGAGCAGTGCGAGGACGCGCACCCGTTTGCGAGCCATACCGACCTGGTCAAGGGACATGATCGACTGGGTTGTGGCCGAGGACATCCCGGGCAATTTCACGTTCGACAGCTATTTCACCAACGCACCGGTCATGAACCATATCCAGCACCACGACCGGGGGTATATTGGCGACCTGAAGTTTAACCGGGTTATCATCGTCAAAGGGCAGGAACAGACGGTCAGCGCCTGGGTACAGACCCTGCGCCCATGGTGTCGAACGAAATTCACGGTCGGCGAGCGCACGCAATGGTATTACACCACGACCGTGCGCATCCCCAAGGTCAACCATCTCGTACGCCTGCTTGTGCTCTGGTCGAGCGCTGACGCCGCCGAGCCGCGCAAGGTGCTGGTGACGAATCGGGTGCATTGGGAAGCCCACCACATCCTCAAGGTCTATCGACGGCGGTGGACCGGGACAGAGCCCTATCATCGGGACGGGAAGCACCATCTGGGCATGGGCGATTGCCAACTGCGTGACGGATTGGGCCAGACCCGGCACATGCACCTCGTCATGCTCGTGTACAGCGCTCTGATGCGTCAGGTGAAGCACGACCGCGCCCTGGACTGGGCTCAGACACGCCTGATGACCATCGGCGAGTCCTGTCGCGCCATCGCTCGCGAAACCCTGCGAAAGACGCTCGCCTGGGCCGTCGAACAGGCCCAGCGTGGGATGAGTCTGCCCGAAATTCAGCATCAGCTTGCCTTGGCGTAGATTCTTACAGGAATCTGCAAAACTTCAGTTAATAGTGCTCAGTATCTTGCCGGCCTATATATTGACTATATAATATTGTTCGATGAATTCGTCCAGAGTCTGTCGTGAAAGGTCTCCTATGCCCGCCGACCGCCGCCTAATCGAAGACTTCATCCCCATCCGCGAGATCAGCGCGGAAGCCAGCCGCGAGAAAAGCCTCCGTAAAGGTCATATCTCGACGTTGCATCTGTGGTGGGCGCGCCGGCCGCTCGTTGCCGCCCGCGCCGCAGTCTATGCTGCCCTTGTATCTGCGCCGCAGACGCCGGAAGAGCGCAAACAGTACGAGCGCGAGATGATCGCGCTGTGCAAGTGGGAAGTGAGTAATGAGGCTCTGAATCAGGCGCGCGAGCGTATCCTCGCAGCCAACGGCGGCGTACCGCCAAAAGTGCTGGATATGTTCGCTGGCGGCGGTGCAATCCCACTGGAGGCGCTACGGCTTGGCTGCGAGGCATACGCTGTCGATCTGAACCCCGTTGCGCACCTGATCGAGTTGTGTACGCTCGTGTATCCGCAGAAGTACGGCTCGCAGCTGGCCGAGGAAGTTGAGCGCTGGGGCAAGTGGGTGTTGGAGCGAGTGAAAGCTGAGATCGGTGATTTGTACCCTGCGATCCCAGCAAACGACCATCAATCGCAAATGGTCGAGCAGCACGATCTCTTCTCGGCAGATAATTCAGAACTCAGAACTCAAAACTCAGAACTCACGCCGATTGCCTACCTATGGACACGGACTGTACACTGCCCGAATCCGACTTGTGGGGCTACAGTGCCGTTGGCACGGCAGACGTGGTTGGTCAAGAAGCCAGGTCGTTTCGTGGCGCTCAAAATGCACGCTGATTCTGAACAGGACGGCAGTAAGCGCGTGCGCTTTGAAGTAGTAAGTGCGGATAGCGAGAGTGCTTTGGGGTTTGACCCGACCGCCTTCTCCGAGCGTGGTAACGCCGTCTGTCCGTTCTGTGGTAGTACGGTGAGTAATGATTATGCGAAAATAGAAGGAAAAGCAGGGCGTATAAATACTCAACTCATGGGTGTTGTTTGCACCAAGAGCGGAAGACAAGGGAAAATATACCTGAGCGCCGACGATCTCAACTCCTCGTTCCTTCCCAACGAGAGCGAGATCGAGACCCGAATTGAGAGGTTGTGTGCTGAGACCAAATTAACAGTGCCAGATGAAGTGATATTCAGTGGTGACTCGCGTGCATTTTTTACCCATTTGTACGGTATGGATAAGTTCGGAAGTCTATTTACTCCACGTCAGATGCTGACTTTACTAACCTTCTGTAAATGGATTCGTAATGCTCATCATGAGATGCAGAGAAAAGGCATAGGAGTAGAATTCGCAACAGCGGTTACTACATTCCTAGCTATTGGATTGGACAAAATCGCGAGCCGGGGCTCTGCAACTGGTATCTGGCACTCATCACGAGAAACCCTTGAAAGCCCAGTTGCACGCGGAACGTTACCTATTACCTGGGACTTTCCCGAGTCTAATCCCATTGGAGCAGGTTCTGGAAATTGGGAAGATAGTCTGTCTTATACGATCGATACTCTGAGCGGTGTTCAACAATCGACAGGTGTAGTAGTACATGTCTCCCGTATGAACGCTCAACAACTAAGCTTGTCAGACAATATCTTCGACGCCATTATCACAGATCCACCATACTATGATAATATACCATATTCACATCTATCAGATTATTTTTATGTTTGGTTGAAACGCTCGGTAGGTGATCTGTACCCTGACCATTTTTCCAGCGATCTAACACCGAAGAAACAAGAAGCTGTAGCTGAACCAGCACGATTCGAAGGAAACCGTCAGAAGGCACGTCAACAATATGAGCAGATGATGTATAACGCTTTCCGCGAGGCACATCGTGTACTCAAACCAGGTGCTCCGCTGATCTGTGTATACGCCCACAAAACAACAGCGGGATGGTCAGCGCTTGCTGACTCTCTTCGAGGTGCGGGATTTGTAATAACAGAAGCTTGGCCTCTAGATACCGAGCTGAAAACTGGCTACCGTGGGTTGCGCGCATCGTTTGCATCTTCCATATTCATGGTTGCCCGACGACGTGAGCACGAAGATATTGGCAACTATGTCCGCGATGTGCGACCAGAACTTCATTTGATCGTGAAGGAGCGGGTTACGACATTACGCTCGCTTGGTGTTAGTGGGGCCGATCTAGTGATCGCCTGTGTCGGTGCAGGGCTTCGGGCCTACACACAGTATGCACGCGTCGAACTGCCAAACGGCGATGAGCTTGACGCTAGCTCATTCTTGGACGAGGTTCAGCGCGCTGTGCTGGAAGTCATCCTCGCCGATGTCATGGGTGTCGAAGAAACCGGTGTCAGCGCGGTAGACAAAGTCAGCCAATACTATGTGCTAGCGCGCTACCAGTATGGTATGGCGGCGGTGGATTTTGATGAGGCCAACGTACTAGCACGCGGCGTTGGGGTGGAACTGGATGGCCCACGTGCGCTCACGAGCGGCCCTAATCCGCTGATCAAGAAGACCAAAACGACCATTGATTGGCGCGATTATCGGAGTCGCGGTGCCAATGAGCACTTGGGCCTGTTCAACGGGCAGGAGCCGCCGCTGATCGATATCTTGCAGCGGCTGCTCTGGCTCAACGATAACCACCCGGCCGACATCCCGAAGTTTCTCATGGAAGCGCGGCCGGATGTTGCCCGGCTCAAGCTGGTGGCCGAAGCCCTGGGTGGGAAAGGTCTTGCGGCAGAGCCCACGCCTGGCGCTGTACGAGACGAGCGCACCGAAGAGCAGAAGGCGATCGGCCGGCTGTTACCGGCTTGGCGGAGGGTGGTGGTGGAGCAGGTTCAGGGTCGATTGTTATAAGATCCACAGCGATATGTGCAGATGGTCTCTTCGCATAGGGAGGCAGCATGGCCCAATTGCCGATTCGCAGCTTAACATTGTACAAGCAAGGCATTGGCTATTTCGAGCGTCGAGGCACTATCGACGCTGCCGAGATTTCGCTCGTCGTGCCGCGCGAAAGTACCAACGATGTCCTCAAGAGTCTGAATGTCATTGTCCATCAGGGCGGTCAGGTGCTGAGTGTCGATTATGAGACGCCCGAGGACAAAGCCCAGATACTCAGCAGCCTGCCAGTCAAGCTGGCCGATCGCTCCAGCCTGGTTGATCTGCTCGTTAGCCTGCGTGGAAGTACGGTTACCCTCCATCTCGATGGTGACGCGACG
The sequence above is drawn from the Candidatus Kouleothrix ribensis genome and encodes:
- a CDS encoding DUF1156 domain-containing protein, which translates into the protein MPADRRLIEDFIPIREISAEASREKSLRKGHISTLHLWWARRPLVAARAAVYAALVSAPQTPEERKQYEREMIALCKWEVSNEALNQARERILAANGGVPPKVLDMFAGGGAIPLEALRLGCEAYAVDLNPVAHLIELCTLVYPQKYGSQLAEEVERWGKWVLERVKAEIGDLYPAIPANDHQSQMVEQHDLFSADNSELRTQNSELTPIAYLWTRTVHCPNPTCGATVPLARQTWLVKKPGRFVALKMHADSEQDGSKRVRFEVVSADSESALGFDPTAFSERGNAVCPFCGSTVSNDYAKIEGKAGRINTQLMGVVCTKSGRQGKIYLSADDLNSSFLPNESEIETRIERLCAETKLTVPDEVIFSGDSRAFFTHLYGMDKFGSLFTPRQMLTLLTFCKWIRNAHHEMQRKGIGVEFATAVTTFLAIGLDKIASRGSATGIWHSSRETLESPVARGTLPITWDFPESNPIGAGSGNWEDSLSYTIDTLSGVQQSTGVVVHVSRMNAQQLSLSDNIFDAIITDPPYYDNIPYSHLSDYFYVWLKRSVGDLYPDHFSSDLTPKKQEAVAEPARFEGNRQKARQQYEQMMYNAFREAHRVLKPGAPLICVYAHKTTAGWSALADSLRGAGFVITEAWPLDTELKTGYRGLRASFASSIFMVARRREHEDIGNYVRDVRPELHLIVKERVTTLRSLGVSGADLVIACVGAGLRAYTQYARVELPNGDELDASSFLDEVQRAVLEVILADVMGVEETGVSAVDKVSQYYVLARYQYGMAAVDFDEANVLARGVGVELDGPRALTSGPNPLIKKTKTTIDWRDYRSRGANEHLGLFNGQEPPLIDILQRLLWLNDNHPADIPKFLMEARPDVARLKLVAEALGGKGLAAEPTPGAVRDERTEEQKAIGRLLPAWRRVVVEQVQGRLL